In Methanooceanicella nereidis, the sequence CAACTTCAGGACCACCGCGCTGCTAATGAGAAGGCGCATATATAAAACGCGTAAAGATAGCTGACGATACCTTAAAAAATCAAAAAATAGATATACCAAAAACGTTATGTTGTAGCTGGAAATATTTATTATTTGCATAAGGCGGCTATGGTCTAGTGGCTATGACATGAGCTTCCCAAGCTCGAAGTCCGGGTTCAATTCCCGGTAGCCGCATCGAACTTTTTTATGATGTCAATTGTTTGGATGGTCTTTATTCTTAAAATTCGAAATAATCCATTTTTACCGGACATATACCTGTACAGCAATCACATGCGGATTAATCACACATTATAATCAATAAAATATACTAATATTTAATATATTTATTTTATTCGAAATTTCGTGAATTTTCGACGTACGTAACGATTATTTCCAAAAATATAACATATTATCATACAGGCTTGCCTTAAAGAAAGAGTTAAATATTTTTATGCCATATTCTAAAATAATTAGTGGGGTTGTCAAATAGAACAAGAGGGATGGGGATGCAATCGATGGATTTTGTGGTAAATGAAATAACAAAAAGATTGTACGATTATTTGGCGACAGATACGAGCGGCATCAGGAGAGTCGTTCTCCAGGTGTTCGTCAAGCTCAAGACGCTTACTGCCGATACACTGCACAGGATACTGGTCGAGCGTAACTTTACCATTACTTTAAAGCAGGTAACGGCAATGTTAGGAGTAATACACTCCAAGCTCGGCATACTGCATGCTCACAAGAACTCGTATGATGCAAAATATGAGTACAGTATAAAAGAGAAATACTCTCACATCGTAGAGAAAGCTCTTGTAAGCACGGCCGCATAAGTTGCTTTATCAGGCCTGTCACAAAAATTTTCATATTGTTCAGTCATGGCCATCTATCGCCATGACGGTTAAATTTATTGATTCTTAGCGTTCATTACTATCAGATGAGCGACGTCAGGTATACTTACGTTATTGCCTTCCGCGATGACAGCTTTTTAATGGTCCGTCACGCACGAAGAGCGTGGGAGATGCCCGGAGGTAAGATGGAGCCGGGAGAAGACCCGGAATCGGCTGCGATAAGAGAGTTCAGGGAAGAGACAGGATACGACGTGAGTTCCCTGCAGGTAATAGAAAAAGAGGAGGGCGGACTCGTGTACATGGGAGAGCTTGGCAAAAAGCTTGAGATAACGCCCAATAAAAATGAGATACTTGGCATAGGATTTTTCGAAAAGCTGCCTGATGAGCTTTCATTCCCGCTGGTCGAATACCGGCGAATGATAGATGCCGCATATAATGCCAGAGGGAAGAGGGCAAGAAGTTCTTGAAAACCTGAATCAAAAAGAAAGTGTAAAAGGCAAACAAAGACACCATAATTAATTTTTGATGACATTAGTATAAAAACAGAATAAAAACCCGTTCTGTCCTTCGTACATTCGTTTATGTCCTAATCAGCCCCGTTTTAACATTTATCCAGGGCTTATCAGGAAATTTTGATACTTATTACATTAGCTCCGTTAAATCGCCGCCTAACGTATAAAACCTGAAAAAATAAACTGGTTTTGCCATGTAAGATCGCTCGACACCTGCCGGTATCGGGCATATGACACTGGCAGCGGGGCGCTGAGAATTGTACCATCCTGGAGGAGTCTACCCGGCCATTCCGGTACCTTTCAAAAAGAACGGTGACCTGGACGGCGAATCGTTGATCGGCCTTATACAGCATTTTGAAGACACGGACATCAACGGCATACTTATTATGGGCACCTCCGGCGAGTTCGCAATGATGAATGACAATGAACGCAGGAAGGTTGTTGATATTGCCGTCGGGTCGGTGAACCGGCTGGAGACGATAATCAACGCCGGATACGCTTCGACGCGGGAGACAGTGTCACTGGCAAAATACATAAAAGACGCTGGCGGTGATGCCGCCATAGTGGTCGCGCCCTATTTTTATCATCCGTCACAAAAAGGAATGGCGGACCATTTTGTAACTGTGGCCGAAAAGGCGGATATTCCTGTCCTGGCCTATAACATACCATCATTTTCCGGCAACACATTGTCCCCGGACATAATGACGGATTTCGCGCTTGAAGAGCGCATAGTGGGAATAAAGGACAGCGGAGGAGATCCCGCCGCGTTACAGGAGTTCATACACAGGTCATACGAAGGGTTCTCCGTCATGGTGGGATCGGACAGCCTCGCATGTTTCGGGTTATGCATGGGAGCCGCGGGAATGATAATAGGAAGCGCCGCGATCGCCCCGTGGATATGCACGGAGATGTACGATGCACTGCGGAAGACTGATTTTAAAAGAGCGTTGAGCATGCAGCTCGCTTTGAACCACGTCATCAAGGCCATGAGCGTCGGCACCTTCCCCGTATCCATAAAATATTGCCTCAGGGCACAGGGGCTCCCGGCGGGCTATGTAAGGAAGCCCCTGGAAGAGTTAAGCGCCGCACAAAAAAAGGAAGTTGAGGTCCATCTTAAAGCGGCCAATATTTTGAAATGATTCGGAGCGTTGAAGTGATGAAAGGATTGTGGGGAAAGATAATAAGAGTGAATCTTGCCGGCGGTAGTGTAAAGGTAGAGGATGTCCCGGAGCATATCGCCAGGTCGTGCCCGGGAGGAAAAGCACTTGCCGCTCATTATGCCATAAGGGAGATACCGAAAGGTGTCGATCCTTTAGGCCCTGAAAATAACCTGTATCTTTTTACAGGAGTTCTTACAGGGACGGCGACACCCACCGGCAACAGGTTCGTCGCCGCGACAAAATCGCCTCTGACAGGTACATTTACCGACTCTTATGGCGGAGGCTACTGGGGGCCCGAGCTAAGGTTCGCGGGATATGATGGCATGATACTGGAAGGGATATCGGAAAGCCCGGTGCGCATACACATACAGGACGATGACATCGGCATACTTGATGCTTCGGACATATGGGGTACCGACACATGGACGGCCACAGAGAGGATAAAAAACGCATATGGCACTCTTAAAAAGCCTCTTAAAGTATTGAGCATAGGCCAGGCAGGAGAAAGGCAGGATGTGCTCTCTGCGATCATAGCTGACGCCAGAGCTGCCGCACGCGGAGGGGTGGGGGCGGTGATGGGAAGCAAAAACCTTAAAGCCATCTCTATCATCGGAAGTAAGAGACCGCCAGTAGATGACCATAAAGGTATGATGGCACTTGTCAAAGAGCAAAATATGCGCCTGAACAAAAACCCTGTTACCGCTGAATCTTTGAGATATAGAGGCACGCCGAATATACTTATGGGCGTCAACGAGGTGGGTGCTTTGCCCACAAGGAACTTCCAGGACGGGCAGTTCGAAGGGGCGGAGAATATAAGCGGGGAGTCTATGCGGAAAGTCCTCTGGAATGGCGGAAAGAACTGGCACCCGTGCTGGAACTGCGTAATAAAATGCACACATTTTACCGTGCTCGAGCAGCCGGGCTATGAAGGAAAGATAGATGACGGCCCGGAATATGAAACGACGGCGCTTCTGGGCTCATGTTGCGGGATAGATGACCCTAAGGCCATTGCGCTTGCCGACTATATTTTAGACGGATATGGCATGGATACGATATCCGTGGGGAATACCATAGCATTCCTGATGGAATGTTATGAAAAAGGCATTATAGGGAAGGACATTACGAACGGCCTTGACCTGAGGTTTGGAAATAAGGACGCATGGCTGGCGGCAATTCATGCGGCGGGCAAGAGCGAAGGCATACTGGGAAGGCTGGTGGCGAACGGCACTAAAAAGGCGTCGGAAGAGATAGGAAAGGGCACGGATAAGTTCGCCGCGAACGTGAAAGGCCAGGAGATCCCTGCCTATGACCCAAGATGCGGCCAGGGAACGGCGCTATCATATGCCAGGTGCGAACGAGGGGCCGATCATCTTAAGCCATGGGTCTTTAACAAAGAGTATCTTACTTCTGAGGAACGTACCGACCCGTTCGACACTTCGGACAAGCCCGGACTGATCAAGAGGGAGAACGAAGCATCCGCCCTGTTAGACTGCATATGCGTCTGCAGGTTCGTAGCCAATGAGCTGACACTGCAGAACGATTTCCTCATGCTTGTCAACGCCGCCACAGGCTTCGATTATAGCTGGCCTGAATTTTGGGAGATAGGTGAGAGGGCTGTCAATCTCGTCAGGTCTTTCACATCGAGAGAAGGTTTCGGGCGTAAGGATGACTCCCTCCCGGAAAGGTTCGTGAAGGTGCCCCTGAGCTCCGGCCTGGCAAAGGGTAACGTCGCCAGGGTCGACGAGATGCTTCCAAAATATTATGAGATATGCGGCTGGGACTCTAACGGCATGCCCACTAAAGAAAAATTAAGGTCTCTAGGCCTGGAGTTCGTGATAGAGGAGCTTTACGGTGCTGCTGAAACCGCGGCAGCTGCCAGAGCTGCGTGAAAATGGGCAAAGTGATCGTGAGAGCGATAGGGCAGATGGCGGGATCGCTGGATAAGAATAAGTATGAGATAGACATGAGCCCGGGGCTCACGGTCAGAGAATTGTTAAAAGAGCTG encodes:
- a CDS encoding DUF2551 domain-containing protein, whose protein sequence is MDFVVNEITKRLYDYLATDTSGIRRVVLQVFVKLKTLTADTLHRILVERNFTITLKQVTAMLGVIHSKLGILHAHKNSYDAKYEYSIKEKYSHIVEKALVSTAA
- a CDS encoding NUDIX domain-containing protein encodes the protein MSDVRYTYVIAFRDDSFLMVRHARRAWEMPGGKMEPGEDPESAAIREFREETGYDVSSLQVIEKEEGGLVYMGELGKKLEITPNKNEILGIGFFEKLPDELSFPLVEYRRMIDAAYNARGKRARSS
- the dapA gene encoding 4-hydroxy-tetrahydrodipicolinate synthase; the encoded protein is MYHPGGVYPAIPVPFKKNGDLDGESLIGLIQHFEDTDINGILIMGTSGEFAMMNDNERRKVVDIAVGSVNRLETIINAGYASTRETVSLAKYIKDAGGDAAIVVAPYFYHPSQKGMADHFVTVAEKADIPVLAYNIPSFSGNTLSPDIMTDFALEERIVGIKDSGGDPAALQEFIHRSYEGFSVMVGSDSLACFGLCMGAAGMIIGSAAIAPWICTEMYDALRKTDFKRALSMQLALNHVIKAMSVGTFPVSIKYCLRAQGLPAGYVRKPLEELSAAQKKEVEVHLKAANILK
- a CDS encoding aldehyde ferredoxin oxidoreductase family protein codes for the protein MKGLWGKIIRVNLAGGSVKVEDVPEHIARSCPGGKALAAHYAIREIPKGVDPLGPENNLYLFTGVLTGTATPTGNRFVAATKSPLTGTFTDSYGGGYWGPELRFAGYDGMILEGISESPVRIHIQDDDIGILDASDIWGTDTWTATERIKNAYGTLKKPLKVLSIGQAGERQDVLSAIIADARAAARGGVGAVMGSKNLKAISIIGSKRPPVDDHKGMMALVKEQNMRLNKNPVTAESLRYRGTPNILMGVNEVGALPTRNFQDGQFEGAENISGESMRKVLWNGGKNWHPCWNCVIKCTHFTVLEQPGYEGKIDDGPEYETTALLGSCCGIDDPKAIALADYILDGYGMDTISVGNTIAFLMECYEKGIIGKDITNGLDLRFGNKDAWLAAIHAAGKSEGILGRLVANGTKKASEEIGKGTDKFAANVKGQEIPAYDPRCGQGTALSYARCERGADHLKPWVFNKEYLTSEERTDPFDTSDKPGLIKRENEASALLDCICVCRFVANELTLQNDFLMLVNAATGFDYSWPEFWEIGERAVNLVRSFTSREGFGRKDDSLPERFVKVPLSSGLAKGNVARVDEMLPKYYEICGWDSNGMPTKEKLRSLGLEFVIEELYGAAETAAAARAA